A section of the Mycobacterium sp. 3519A genome encodes:
- a CDS encoding zinc-binding dehydrogenase, with protein sequence MSGSMTVARLHGVRDIRIHAEPVPDVAPGEELVRITAVGLCGSDLHWFAEAGIGDARLTRPVVPGHEFAGVIESGPRRGLRVAVDPALPCRECEICMGGYRNLCPDVVFAGHGGQDGGLRQFLSWPSWALHPLPDTLSAADGAMLEPLGVALHALDLGHLRFGATAAVVGAGPIGLLLAQAARRAGAARVVVVEPRAHRRDAAKRLGADVVLDVAEPADDIGADAVFELAGTDEAVEIAIRAARPGARVVLGGIPDGDRTSFQASMARRKGLTLALVRRMNEAYPRAIRLAQQGLIDVSSLVSHRYPIDSAAEAFAVAADRTGLKVVVEP encoded by the coding sequence ATGTCAGGCTCGATGACCGTCGCGCGACTGCACGGTGTGCGCGATATCAGGATCCACGCCGAACCCGTTCCCGACGTCGCGCCGGGGGAAGAATTGGTACGCATCACAGCGGTCGGGCTGTGCGGATCCGACTTGCACTGGTTCGCCGAAGCAGGCATCGGCGACGCGAGGCTGACGCGACCGGTGGTGCCAGGCCACGAGTTCGCCGGTGTCATCGAGAGCGGTCCGAGGCGTGGCCTGCGTGTCGCGGTGGACCCGGCGCTGCCTTGTCGGGAATGCGAGATCTGCATGGGCGGCTACCGGAACCTCTGCCCTGACGTCGTGTTCGCCGGGCACGGCGGCCAGGACGGGGGGCTGCGACAGTTTCTGAGTTGGCCGTCGTGGGCGCTCCATCCGCTTCCTGACACCTTGAGCGCGGCCGACGGTGCGATGCTCGAACCGCTCGGTGTAGCGTTGCACGCATTGGACCTGGGCCACTTGCGATTTGGTGCGACCGCCGCCGTCGTCGGAGCGGGGCCGATCGGCCTCTTGTTGGCGCAGGCGGCGAGGCGTGCCGGGGCGGCGCGGGTCGTGGTGGTCGAACCACGCGCGCATCGCAGGGATGCAGCGAAACGACTTGGAGCCGATGTCGTGCTCGACGTGGCAGAACCGGCTGACGACATCGGGGCGGATGCGGTGTTCGAACTTGCCGGGACAGACGAAGCGGTCGAGATCGCCATCCGCGCAGCGCGACCGGGCGCCAGGGTGGTGTTGGGCGGGATACCCGACGGTGACCGCACGTCATTTCAGGCGTCGATGGCCCGCCGTAAGGGTCTGACGCTGGCGTTGGTCCGCCGCATGAACGAGGCGTACCCGCGTGCGATCCGGCTTGCGCAGCAAGGCCTGATCGACGTCTCATCGCTCGTGTCGCACCGGTATCCGATCGACAGCGCCGCAGAGGCTTTCGCCGTCGCCGCGGACAGGACCGGCCTCAAGGTCGTTGTCGAGCCTTGA
- a CDS encoding aldose 1-epimerase family protein — MSYQPWSALGEQHELKLGSDGPSVRAVITEVAAAIRHLSVDGVQLTAGYEDDAPPPFGSGIVLVPWPNRVRDGRWTHRGQTLQLDITEPAGGNALHGLLQHAPYQVVERSGRAITLRAQVFPQNGYPFRLDTTVRYTLTADGMQVMHTVQNVGSDCAPVAVGAHPFLALGDVPTDALTLTVSADRHIDVDDRLNPVGVTPVDGTKWDLRAGRLIADLELDDCWSGLTMSLGGSTHWLSAADGRAVSVWADDQFGYLQVFITRQYPHAGGSITAVAIEPMTAPADAFNSGEGLRWLSPGERWSMSWAIRYHDNLKARQRP; from the coding sequence GTGTCATATCAACCATGGTCGGCACTCGGTGAACAGCACGAGCTGAAGCTGGGATCCGACGGGCCATCCGTACGCGCGGTGATCACTGAGGTCGCCGCCGCGATACGGCACCTGTCGGTCGACGGTGTGCAACTCACGGCCGGCTACGAGGACGACGCCCCACCGCCGTTCGGGTCTGGCATCGTCCTCGTCCCCTGGCCCAACCGGGTCCGCGACGGACGATGGACGCACCGCGGTCAGACACTGCAACTCGACATCACCGAGCCTGCGGGAGGCAACGCCTTGCACGGTCTACTGCAGCACGCGCCGTATCAGGTCGTCGAGCGCAGCGGTCGTGCGATCACGCTACGGGCTCAGGTGTTTCCGCAGAACGGCTATCCGTTTCGGTTGGACACCACCGTGCGGTACACGCTCACCGCCGACGGCATGCAGGTGATGCACACGGTCCAAAATGTCGGATCCGACTGCGCCCCAGTGGCAGTCGGTGCCCACCCGTTCCTCGCTCTTGGTGACGTGCCGACTGATGCGCTGACCTTGACCGTGTCGGCGGACCGCCACATTGACGTCGACGACCGGCTCAATCCGGTCGGCGTCACGCCTGTCGACGGCACGAAATGGGACCTGCGCGCGGGGCGGCTGATCGCCGATCTCGAACTCGACGACTGTTGGTCGGGGCTGACCATGAGCCTAGGTGGCAGCACCCACTGGTTGAGCGCTGCCGACGGCCGAGCCGTATCCGTCTGGGCCGACGACCAATTCGGCTATCTGCAAGTCTTCATCACTCGACAGTATCCGCACGCTGGTGGGTCGATCACTGCTGTCGCGATCGAACCGATGACCGCACCGGCTGATGCTTTCAACAGCGGCGAAGGACTTCGATGGCTCTCACCCGGCGAGCGATGGTCGATGTCGTGGGCGATCCGTTACCACGACAACCTCAAGGCTCGACAACGACCTTGA
- a CDS encoding nuclear transport factor 2 family protein has protein sequence MSDAPVHLAGKRSREAAMAHDKEAWLAVFADDAVVEDPIGPSHFDPEGKGHRGKEAIARFYDMAIAPSELTFNFEKTYQCGNEEANVGHIGIKAAGYEVTAEGVFTYRVNDEGKIVALRAYWELDKATASARKI, from the coding sequence GTGAGTGACGCGCCGGTCCACCTGGCCGGCAAGCGGTCCCGCGAAGCAGCGATGGCCCATGACAAAGAGGCGTGGCTTGCGGTGTTCGCCGACGACGCGGTCGTCGAGGATCCGATCGGGCCCTCGCACTTCGATCCGGAGGGCAAGGGCCACCGCGGCAAGGAAGCCATCGCCAGGTTCTACGACATGGCGATCGCACCGAGCGAACTCACGTTCAACTTCGAGAAGACCTATCAGTGCGGCAATGAGGAAGCCAACGTCGGCCACATCGGGATCAAGGCCGCCGGGTACGAGGTCACAGCCGAAGGGGTGTTCACCTACCGGGTGAACGACGAGGGCAAGATCGTTGCGCTGCGGGCCTATTGGGAACTCGACAAGGCCACCGCGAGCGCGCGCAAGATCTAA
- a CDS encoding TIGR03619 family F420-dependent LLM class oxidoreductase: protein MKYTVSVAMSPIEQLVEIARTAEEVGFDSIALPDSIFYMEKQSADYPYTADGSRMWNQDTPWADPLIVAGAMGAVTSTLRFYTNVMKLGSRNPLLLARQVGSVANLTNNRFGFGVGIGWAPEEFEWCGVPYAKRGKRVDEMVEVIKLVLAGGMVEFHGDFYDFDKLQMSPAPTKPVPFYVGGHTDVALRRAARVGDGWTSAMLTCDQLTEIIGKLQALLAEFGRADVPFEFQAVCIDKFDVDGHRELAEAGVTDNIVIPWIFDGHGFDAPIEKKKDSLKRFADTFIHSGWQQ, encoded by the coding sequence ATGAAGTACACGGTCAGCGTGGCGATGAGCCCGATCGAGCAACTGGTCGAAATCGCGAGGACCGCGGAGGAAGTCGGCTTCGACTCGATTGCGTTGCCCGATTCGATCTTCTACATGGAGAAGCAGTCGGCCGATTATCCGTACACCGCCGACGGATCGCGGATGTGGAACCAGGACACTCCGTGGGCCGATCCGTTGATCGTCGCAGGCGCGATGGGTGCGGTGACGTCGACGCTGCGGTTCTACACCAACGTGATGAAGTTGGGGTCGCGCAATCCGCTGCTGCTGGCGCGGCAGGTCGGCTCGGTGGCCAATCTGACGAACAACCGGTTCGGGTTCGGTGTCGGTATCGGTTGGGCACCTGAGGAATTCGAGTGGTGTGGGGTGCCGTACGCCAAGCGCGGCAAGCGCGTCGACGAGATGGTCGAGGTGATCAAGCTCGTCCTCGCCGGCGGCATGGTGGAATTCCACGGCGACTTCTACGACTTCGACAAGCTGCAGATGAGCCCGGCGCCGACTAAGCCGGTGCCGTTCTATGTCGGCGGGCACACCGACGTCGCGTTGCGGCGGGCCGCCCGCGTCGGCGACGGGTGGACAAGCGCGATGTTGACGTGCGACCAACTCACCGAGATCATCGGCAAACTGCAGGCCCTGCTTGCCGAATTCGGCCGCGCCGACGTGCCGTTCGAGTTCCAGGCGGTGTGCATCGACAAGTTCGATGTCGACGGGCACCGCGAACTCGCCGAGGCGGGCGTCACCGACAACATCGTCATTCCGTGGATCTTTGACGGCCATGGCTTCGACGCGCCGATCGAGAAGAAGAAGGATTCGCTGAAGCGGTTCGCCGACACCTTCATCCACTCGGGTTGGCAGCAGTGA
- a CDS encoding thiolase domain-containing protein: protein MAKQLAAVLGTGQTKYVAKRKDVSMNGLVREAIDRALEDSGSTFDDIDAVVVGKAPDFFEGVMMPELFMADAMGATNKPLIRVHTAGSVGGSTAIVAASLVQSGKYRRVLTMAWEKQSESNAMWALSIPVPFTKPVGAGAGGYFAPHVRAYIRRSGAPTHIGAMVAVKDRRNGAKNPLAHLHQPDITVDKVMESPMLWDPIRYDETCPSSDGAAAMVIGDEAAADARVADGHPVAWIHATSLRTEPLAYAGRDQVNPQASRDAAAALWKAAGISSPIDEIDAAEVYVPFSWYEPMWLESLGFAPEGEGWKLTEAGETEIGGRIPFNASGGVLSSNPIGASGMIRFAESAIQVMGKAGDHQVPGARKALGHAYGGGAQYFSMWVVAADKP, encoded by the coding sequence GTGGCCAAGCAACTCGCCGCGGTGCTGGGCACCGGGCAGACGAAATACGTCGCCAAGCGCAAGGACGTCTCGATGAACGGCCTGGTGCGCGAGGCCATTGACCGGGCGCTGGAGGATTCCGGTTCGACGTTCGACGACATCGACGCCGTGGTGGTCGGCAAGGCGCCCGACTTCTTCGAGGGCGTGATGATGCCGGAGTTGTTCATGGCCGACGCCATGGGCGCGACGAACAAGCCGCTGATCCGCGTGCACACCGCGGGCTCGGTGGGTGGCTCCACGGCGATCGTCGCGGCCAGCCTGGTGCAGTCCGGTAAGTACCGCCGTGTTCTGACGATGGCATGGGAGAAGCAGTCGGAGTCGAACGCCATGTGGGCGTTGAGCATTCCGGTGCCGTTCACCAAGCCGGTGGGTGCGGGCGCAGGCGGGTACTTCGCCCCGCATGTGCGCGCGTACATTCGACGGTCCGGCGCCCCAACGCACATCGGCGCGATGGTGGCGGTCAAGGACCGGCGCAACGGCGCCAAGAACCCCCTTGCACACTTGCATCAACCGGACATCACTGTGGACAAGGTGATGGAGTCGCCGATGCTGTGGGATCCGATTCGCTACGACGAGACATGCCCGTCATCGGACGGTGCGGCGGCGATGGTGATCGGGGACGAGGCAGCCGCCGATGCGCGGGTGGCCGACGGTCATCCGGTGGCCTGGATCCACGCCACCTCGCTTCGCACCGAGCCGCTGGCCTATGCGGGTCGTGATCAGGTCAACCCGCAGGCGAGCCGCGATGCCGCGGCGGCGTTGTGGAAGGCGGCGGGGATCAGCAGCCCGATCGACGAAATCGACGCCGCCGAGGTGTATGTGCCGTTCTCCTGGTACGAGCCGATGTGGTTGGAGAGCCTGGGTTTCGCGCCGGAAGGCGAGGGCTGGAAGCTCACCGAAGCGGGCGAGACCGAGATCGGTGGCCGCATCCCGTTCAACGCCTCCGGCGGGGTGCTCTCGTCGAATCCGATCGGCGCGTCAGGGATGATCCGGTTCGCCGAGTCCGCGATCCAGGTCATGGGCAAGGCAGGCGATCATCAGGTGCCCGGCGCCCGTAAGGCCCTGGGGCATGCGTATGGCGGTGGTGCACAGTACTTCTCGATGTGGGTCGTAGCGGCGGATAAACCGTGA
- a CDS encoding thiolase domain-containing protein — translation MTDIAVVGFAHAPHVRRTDGTTNGVEMLMPCFHQLYDELGLQQTDIGFWCSGSSDYLAGRAFSFISAIDSIGAVPPINESHVEMDGAWALYEAYIKLLTGQVETALVYGFGKSSAGTLRRVLALQTDPYTVAPLWPDSVSIAGLQARMGLDTGKWTAEDMAQVALDSFAAAGRTDSEKPAKSIDELLSRPYFADPLRRHDIAPITDGASAIVLAAGDRARELRENPAWITGLEHRIETPILGARDLTTSPSTAASAEAATGGDTASIDVAEIYAPFTHQQLILTEAIGLGSSTKVNPSGGALAANPMFSAGLERIGFAAQHIFDGSAQRVLAHATSGPALQQNLVAVLEGK, via the coding sequence ATGACCGATATCGCAGTCGTGGGCTTCGCGCACGCACCCCACGTCCGCCGCACCGACGGCACCACCAACGGCGTCGAGATGCTGATGCCGTGCTTTCACCAGCTCTACGACGAGCTCGGCCTGCAGCAGACCGACATCGGATTCTGGTGCTCGGGCTCGTCGGATTACCTTGCCGGCCGGGCCTTCTCGTTCATCTCGGCGATCGACTCGATCGGCGCGGTTCCGCCGATCAACGAGTCGCACGTCGAGATGGACGGGGCATGGGCGTTGTACGAGGCCTACATCAAACTGCTGACGGGCCAGGTCGAGACCGCACTGGTGTACGGGTTCGGCAAGTCGTCGGCGGGCACGCTGCGCCGGGTGCTGGCGCTGCAGACCGACCCCTACACCGTCGCGCCGCTGTGGCCGGATTCGGTGTCGATCGCCGGACTGCAGGCACGGATGGGCCTGGACACAGGCAAGTGGACGGCCGAAGACATGGCGCAGGTGGCGCTGGATTCCTTTGCGGCAGCGGGACGCACCGACTCCGAGAAGCCGGCCAAGAGCATCGATGAACTGCTGTCCCGACCCTACTTCGCCGACCCGCTGCGACGTCACGACATCGCACCGATCACCGACGGCGCATCGGCCATCGTGCTGGCGGCGGGCGACCGGGCTCGCGAACTGCGCGAAAACCCGGCCTGGATCACGGGTTTGGAGCACCGCATCGAAACCCCGATCCTCGGTGCCCGGGACCTGACCACCTCACCGTCGACGGCGGCGTCGGCTGAGGCCGCGACGGGTGGTGACACCGCATCCATCGACGTCGCCGAGATCTATGCGCCCTTCACCCACCAGCAGTTGATCCTCACCGAGGCGATCGGGTTGGGGTCGTCGACAAAGGTGAATCCGTCCGGCGGCGCGCTGGCTGCCAACCCGATGTTCTCAGCCGGACTGGAGCGCATCGGCTTTGCCGCACAGCACATCTTCGATGGTTCCGCCCAGCGCGTGCTCGCGCACGCCACGAGCGGCCCTGCGCTGCAACAGAATCTCGTCGCGGTCCTGGAGGGGAAATAG